A genomic window from Nocardioides jiangxiensis includes:
- a CDS encoding AAA family ATPase, giving the protein MSTNAWFQSPDDAAKRLDAVGYLTDIPTATTAYLTGALEKPLLLEGPAGVGKTELAKAVARATGAELIRLQCYEGLDEARALYEWNYKKQLLRIQATDTSQDWEQTHDDIFTDEFLLTRPLLTAIRRSEPTVLLIDEVDKTDVEVEGLLLEILSDFQVTIPELGTVSAVRKPFVILTSNASRELSEAVKRRCLYLHLDYPESKREKEIVLSQVPGVSDRLAGQLVDTIGRLRDLELKKSPSIAESVDWARTLVALQIGKLDDAAITRTLGVVLKHRSDQERAVRELKLGR; this is encoded by the coding sequence GTGAGCACGAACGCCTGGTTCCAGAGCCCCGACGACGCCGCCAAGCGGCTCGATGCGGTGGGCTACCTGACCGACATCCCCACCGCCACGACGGCGTACCTGACCGGTGCGCTGGAGAAGCCGCTGCTGCTCGAGGGTCCGGCCGGTGTCGGCAAGACCGAGCTGGCCAAGGCGGTCGCCCGGGCGACGGGCGCGGAGCTGATCCGGCTGCAGTGCTACGAGGGCCTCGACGAGGCCCGCGCGCTCTACGAGTGGAACTACAAGAAGCAGCTGCTGCGCATCCAGGCGACCGACACCTCGCAGGACTGGGAGCAGACCCACGACGACATCTTCACCGACGAGTTCCTGCTGACCCGGCCGCTGCTGACCGCGATCCGGCGCAGCGAGCCGACCGTGCTGCTCATCGACGAGGTCGACAAGACCGACGTCGAGGTGGAGGGCCTGCTCCTCGAGATCCTCTCCGACTTCCAGGTGACGATCCCCGAGCTCGGCACCGTGTCGGCGGTGCGCAAGCCGTTCGTCATCCTCACCTCCAACGCCTCGCGCGAGCTGTCGGAGGCGGTCAAGCGCCGCTGCCTCTACCTCCACCTCGACTACCCCGAGTCGAAGCGCGAGAAGGAGATCGTCCTCTCGCAGGTCCCCGGTGTCTCCGACCGGCTCGCCGGCCAGCTCGTCGACACCATCGGCCGCCTGCGTGACCTCGAGCTGAAGAAGTCGCCCTCGATCGCCGAGTCCGTCGACTGGGCCCGCACGCTGGTCGCGCTGCAGATCGGCAAGCTCGACGACGCCGCGATCACCCGCACGCTCGGTGTGGTGCTCAAGCACCGCTCCGACCAGGAGCGCGCGGTCCGCGAGCTCAAGCTGGGTCGCTGA